A window of Bombina bombina isolate aBomBom1 chromosome 5, aBomBom1.pri, whole genome shotgun sequence genomic DNA:
agggattcccagaccgcgccccagcccactagactggcgtcggtcgtgacgatgaccaactctggtctgcggaagctcattccctgggataggtggtccagggttagccaccaacgtagtgaatctctggtcttctgatctacttgaatcactggagacaagtctgtatagtccccattccactgtttcagcatgcacagttgtaatggtcttagatgaattcgcgcaaaaggaactatgtccattgctgcaaccatcaaccctattacttccatgcactgagctatggaaggacgtggaacagaatgaagaacttgacaagcgcctagaagttttgactttctgacatctgtcagaaaaatcctcatttctaaagaatctattattgttcccaagaagggaactcttgtcgacggagacagagaacttttttctatgttcaccttccatccgtgagatctgagaaaggccagaacgatgtctgtatgagcctttgcctttgaaagggacgacgcttgtattagaatgtcgtccaagtatggtactactgcaatgcccctcggtcttagaaccgctagaagggacccgagtacctttgtgaaaatccttggagcagtggctaacccgaatgggagggccacaaactggtaatgtttgtccagaaaggcgaaccttaggaactgatgatgttctttgtggataggaatatgtaggtacgcatcctttagatccacggtagtcataaattgaccttcctggattgtaggtagaatcgttcgaatggtttccattttgaacgatggtactctgagaaatttgtttaggatttttaaatccagaattggtctgaaggttccctcttttttgggaactacgaacagatttgagtaaaatcccattccttgttccgccattggaactgggtgtatcactcccatctttaacaggtcttctacacaatgtaagaatgcctgtctctttatttggtttgaggataagtgagacatgtgaaaccttccccttgggggtagttccttgaattccagaagataaccctgagaaactatttctagcgtccagggatcctgaacatctcttgcccaagcctgagcaaagagagagagtctgccccccactagatccggtcccggatcgggggctactccttcatgctgttttgttagcagcagcaggcttcttggtctgcttacccctgttccagccttgcatcggtttccaggctggtttggtctgtgaagcattaccctcttgcttagaggatgcagaattagaggccggtccgttcctgaaattacgaaaggaacgaaaattagacttattcttggctttgaaaggcctatcttgtgggaaggcgtggccctttcccccagtgatgtctgagataatctctttcaattctggcccaaagagagttttacccttgaaggggatattaagcaattttgtcttggatgatacatccgctgaccaagactttagccaaagcgctctgcgcgccactattgcaaaccctgaatttttcgcagctaatctagctaattgcaaagcggcatctaaaataaaagaattagccaacttaagtgcgtgaactctgtccataacctcctcatatggagtctctctactgagcgacttttctagttcctcgaaccagaaccacgctgctgtagtgacaggaacaatgcacgaaatgggttgcagaaggtaaccttgctgtacaaaaatatttttaagcaaaccctccaattttttatccataggatctttgaaagcacaattatcctcaataggaatagtagtgcgcttgtttagagtagaaactgccccctcgaccttagggactgtctgccataagtcctttctggggtcgaccataggaaataatttcttaaatataggagggggggacaaaaggtatgccgggcttctcccactccttattcacaatgtccaccacccacttgggtataggaaaaacgttggggtgcaccggaacctctaggaacttgtccatcttgcataatttttctggaatgaccaggttgtcacaatcatccagagtagataacacctccttaagcagtgcgcagagatgctctaatgtaaacttaaatgtcacaacatcaggttcagcctgttgagaaatttttcctgaatctgaaatttccccatctgacaaaacctccctcatggccccttcagattggtgtgagggtatgacagagcaattatcatcagcgccctcctgctcttcagtgtttaaaacagagcaatcgcgctttctctgatatgcaggcattttggataaaatatttgctatggagttatccattactgccgtcaattgttgcatagtaataagcattggcgcgctagaagtactaggggcctcctgcgtgggcaaaactggtatagacacagaaggagatgatgtagaaccatgtctactcccttcatctgatgaatcatcttgggcaacttcattatctgtggcagtactgtccttactttgtttggacgctatggcacaattatcacacaattttgaagggggagacacattgactttcatacatatagaacatagcttatctgaaggtacatgttaaacaggcttaaacttgtcaataaagcacaacaaccgttttaaaacaaaaccgttactgtctctttaaattttaaacagagcacactttattactgaatatgtgaaaaagtatgaaggaattgttcaaaatttaccaaaatttcaccacagtgtcttaaagcattcaaagtattgcacaccaattttcagagctttaacccttaaaataacgaaaccggttacagttttaacccctctacagtcccagctacagcctttgctgcgactttaccaaacccaggggggaatacgataccaaatgaagccttctaggaacttttccaactactttcagatcctcacacatgcatctgcatgtcttgctctcaaaagtaactgcgcagtaatggcgcgaaaatgaggctcagcctacaactgggaaggcccttcctgactggaaaaggtgtctaacacagtgcctgacgttaaaaaacgttccccaagtttataagtgtgaattaccagcataaacatgtataaaatgcccaaataaagcaatcgattttgcccataaaagtgtctaccagttttatagcccatattaagccctttattctgtttgagactaagaaaatggcttaccggtccccatgaggggaaatgacagccttcaagcattacacagtcttgttagaaatatggctagtcataccttaagcagaaaagtctgctaactgtttcccccaactgaagttacttcatctcaacagtcctatgtggaaacagcaaacgattttagttactgtctgctaaaatcatactcctctcacaaacagaactcttcatctttttctgtttcagagtaaatagtacataccagcactattttaaaataacaaactcttgatagtagaataaaaaactacaactaaacaccacatactattaaccatctccgtggagatgttgcctgtgcaacggcaaagagaatgactgggttgggcggagcctaggagggactatatggccagctttgctgggactctttgccatttcctgttggggaagagatattcccacaagtaaggatgacgccgtggaccggacacaccaatgttggagaaattgtgtttttaattatacaaaaaacacaaaatactggtctggattacaatcactttttatttgcatgaaaaaacattgtatatcattatatagtaaaaagcaacattacatgatatatgcacacaatggtataaatatacctaacacttgtgctcttgatacaaagggatttatcagacatataatgttccctttatatatacagtatgtgctattatcagttcttgtggcttctaactaacatgaaaacatctaacagacataatatcaagttacagaacatgacacacatattacatacccagtatacatgtaggttatagtagccatttaaattaaactgattatgataacatgacacacatattacatacccagtatacatgtaggttatagtagccatttaaattaaactgattatgatcacatgacacacatattacatacccagtatacatgtaggttatagtagccatttaaattaaactgattatgatcacgtatgtaccggttactaatattgtgtctcatgaaataaaatcagttccccctcagtaattcctctggtatataacatgtacaatgctaagcatctattgctataagaaaaggtttatccacattatgtgcacattaaatatatctcccagatgtcaatcatttgagactgatgttcttgtttatagaattctctaacactctattcatataaagactcttttattctgtaaatgtaattatttcctcccctatgtaaatcaaacgtacaactcctaacactggcatattaataaacaacactgggggtgctttggtggtgaatggttgtgtaaactggtcaaaatgaggacagatctgtatattcctgtgtggtgtttggattctatcccattgatatgagagaaactgaggtgcacatatatagaggaacaaaggacagcaggagagcacttccaatctggggcttttataactgggatttagaagtattatttacaataggatcctttttgatgcttctatttagagagtttgtcctctttaagataattgtaaaaaggtttgtacactgtgtatataaaaaccttattttccactttctaaacatgtgaaaggtttcttcccttgtgactcCTTTCATGTTCTCTCAGATTacgcttttgtgtaaaacatttcccacactctgtacatgtgaaaggcttttcccctgtgtgactcctttcatgatctctcagattactcttttgtgtaaaacattttccacactctgtgcatgtgaaaggtttttcctctgtgtgaatcctttcatgagtttttagataatgtatttgtttaaaaccttttccacactctgtacatgtgaaaggcttttctcctgtgtgactcctttcatgagttttcagactatttatttgtgtaaaacatttcccacactctgtacatgtgaaaggcttttctcctgtgtgaatcctttcatgagtttttagatcatttatttgtgtaaaaccttgtccacactctgtacatgtgaaaggcttttcccctgtgtgaaatcttacatgagttttcagataactcttatgtgtaaaactttttccacactttgtacatgtaaaaggcttttctcctgtgtgaatcctttcatgagtttttagatAATGTAtttgtgtaaaaccttttccacactctgtacacgtgaaaggcttttctcctgtatgaatcatttcatgagttttcagattactcttaagtgtaaaactttttccacactctgtacatgtaaaaggtttttctcctgtgtgaatcctttcatgacttttcagattactcatttgtgtaaaacattttccacactctgtacatgtgaaaggcttttttcctgtatgaatcctttcatgagttttcagactatttaGTTGTGCAAATCctcttccacactctgtacacgtgaaaggtttctcccctgtgtgggtttTTTCATGAGATATGAGACTTCCCTTGGATGTAaaacatctcccacactcattacatgtgaaaggtttctcccctgtgtgggtctttttgtgACACTTAAGGCTTCCTTTagatgtgaaacatctcccacatTCTGTACACATGTGAGGTTTCACAACTGTGTGAACTGTGTGGTGTTCAAGGAGATGCAAATTGCATGTGaatcttttctcacattctgtacatttgaaaggtttctTATTtctatgaatcatttggctagacttaagactttccccttcttttaaatgttttgaaaactcagtaaatttgTGTGGTTTATactctgggataatcatttcactagataagtcataaatgttgtcctcttgtttgatgactaaattactctctgtacataatgattgctgcccggTTCCTGCCAATTTtccatctcctttaaatatctgttttgatatccccaatgtttgtgaatagtcattggtgtctaagacttttggagtctgtggtatcattctgatgctttctgtagtgaaggatgggtatgaactattcaagtgattgtctacataaaaagaaaaggaataaagaaagtttattctttaaaatggAATCCATcgttttacaccaatcatattatttatttacattccATAAAATGActtctgttttgtgtttatttttaaattgattaacctgtaaatcacaaatttaaacaaagaaagacatataatgtaaatatttatacattATAATAAACTAAACCACTGATTACTGATTAAAACAATTTATAGAGCCCTGTTAAATAAGGTGcaggtggataatgttctcagacagggaaaaaaaatatatatctgtattctGGCACACAAATCAGTGGCGGTTCTGGAGTGGGGAACACTTACTGGTGGAGTTCTGGGTGTTCCACATATGGGAACAAGGTAGGtgtaagtgtagttatgggtgttccatgagttgGGTCAGGGCAGCGGAAGGTAGAGTTGCAGGTGATCTGAGAGTCGGtgttgacacaaatgttcttaaaaggtgcagatataaatataatagtttatatttgtttaatgagtgatttattctatttcccagtaattaaagtcagcataatatctattttactcacctaacacatatgagttcatgctgataacaggctccaatgtctgtgctcaggaagaaggttcccttattcactccagttacatcaatacctgatatctctcagtgctctggctgtgtctgtaaaaagaatattaaatgttttagacagataataataaataatggttctgattaactgtacgtatggtataattaaaggcacacataacaattcatgtgatacagatcagctgtttaggttattacatatgtgctattgattcagcacaagcatttagtacagttagctctgtgggtgttacagTTGCACCTTAAATATTTATCTTTCCAGAACTTTACAAGTACAGTATAAGCCCAGGAGTAGACAATCTATTTATGAGTGGGACAAACCAcaaccttacaaatatattataatcattttttccattatttatatcaaagagcagcacttacacaaatgttaaataagagttgtttatatgtaatttaaatctaatactacagtattgaTATTGTACTTTCTACAGatcctcactgtcagacattttgtatttactaaaaataaaacgtGTAACAAAAcccacacacaaatagtgataataataccgaccaatatgtagtaccgaccaatatgtagtaatatatccaatgtgaaaagagtctttaatggagacaataccacaaatacaaatagtgataataatacagaccaatatgtagtaccgaccaatatgtagtaatatatccaacgtgaaaagagtctttaatggagacagtaccacaaatacaaatagtccGTACGATGTTCCtcagaaggaagagaaagaaacacatcatagcataatactgtgtaatcttcactccccagatggaaggcagacccagaatactcacattagttagagcttcaaCAGCTCAAGATAATCAGGTTTATTGTGCAGACcccaggcagactggatacagacacagacaaatgcttaaagggacactgaaccccatttttttcttttgtgatttagatagagcatgaaattttaagcaacttattatcaaattttcttcattcttttaatatctttatttgaaatgcaagaatgtaagtttagatgccggcccatttttggtgaacaaccagggttgttcttgctgattggtggataaattcatccaccaataaaaaattgctgtccagagtgctgaacaaaaaaaaagcttagatgccttcttttacaaataaagatagcaagagaacaaagaaaaattgataataggagtaaattagaaagttgcttaaaatttcgtgttctagctgaatcacaaaagaaaaaaatggtttcagtgtccctttaaagcaaatgaacaatttattaataacaaaatctAAAGTTCTTGCAGATCACTAAGAATAACAggtacatacacagatactatgcgtgtgatagtccgttgttacagactgcataaagctacacactgtatctgtagtctttctgtacCGGATAGGTACCCCTCCTTGTGACCAATTTGTACAATGCTTAAAAGactctacattttatatttttcatgTGCTCCACCCCAGTCCTTTAAATTCTCTTGGTCAGTggtgagttgtcttaaatcacactgcaaggggggGGGATTTGGAGAGACAGGCTCTAAAATGTTAACTTTTAATTGTTTTCTAGGACAGAGATAAGTAAAGGAAGCCTTTGTGTTTACATAgattgataacataatgagatatgatctctcatcaagctcagcccatttaaaatgtttaataagtatataataacaaaatcaaCAGATGCAAACTAACAATACAattagtgatgcaccaaaatggaaattctggactgaAACTGAACCCGAAAATCTGGGATttcttttttcaaattattttaaaattttttttttttttttacataatcagaCTATTTAatgaaaagcccacacttttattgaaagtaacacactaaaattggacaaaaatatcttaaaacaataatatgctacacaataattttaccagaatcagatttaacagtttttttttatcaattatcacaaaaaaaaatagtcttagaaaactcattatattcaaaaagtcaagtaatgaacttaaaaAGCAGCTCTagactagcatcaaatttgaaacatggtacacaaaattttacaaaaaataacagaaccccccccccccaaaaaaaaatagccaaaaatttcggtgcatccctaaataCAACGTAATAAAATGTACTATGAATTTCTaaagagcagtagatttatttctgacattttgttctgcacctgtgtcatgtgacagcgatcagccaataacagactcatatctgtatataatataaactcgtgcacatgctaagtagcagctggtgccacataacctgtattttataaacattgtgtaaaatttgttctgcacctgtgtcatgtgacagcaatcagccaataacagactcatatctgtatataatataaactcgtgcacatgctaagtagcagctggcgccacataacctgtattttataaacactgtgtaaaatttgataatggaaataaatctgaaacagctattttatataaaaataaacctaaaggtgaaatcccccatacatttttttttttttaaagtaatttttattagatttttcatatgagataaagaagtacaacattagtacgaccaaagcgCACTATTTCAGTAATAATGACAAAAGAAATGGATACATAAGAAAAacacagtgtatacattaatagatTAGCTAAACATCTGTAACCTCAGTACCTGAGGTAAGGGTATGACAAAATTGTTCACTTATGTCAGAAGTAACTGAAGAAAGGGAGAATgggaaaaggaaagaagaagagagagaaagaaaaaaaggggggggggggatcatccttaaaagaggagagggggggggggggattcatccatgagagaggggagggagagggggaaggatAGGGTCTAAGGCCATGGGAACAGACCTGTCATGATCACCAAATAGACCTAGATAGGTGTGGGATGATGTACCGACATTATTGAGTGAGGGTTTAATAAGCTAAGTCTTAAAGCTAGGGAGCCAAGTCgtgtcaaatctatctttccattctgcccaaatcagTTCGAAGAGGTCAACTTGACCCCTGGAATAATAGATAGGTTTTTCCATGGCGTAAATGtaggccatggtttgggtgatgtcagaccaggatggggggctagttcttttccaagctttagctatattaagtttgatagctgaaaataaatatatgctcAGGGAAGCATAGTGTCTAGGGAGCTTGCAGGTACCTATGTGTAGTAAGGCGACTTCTGGTGTATTGGGAAGGGAGATGCCCATAGTCCTGAGAGTTGAGAAACACTTATTCCAAGTGGGCCTCAATTTggagcaagtccaccaaatatgtgtcatGTCTCCTACTCTACCGCAATCTCTCCAACAGACAGGAGATGAACCAGGGAAAATTGTGGCTAGCCTAGCAGGCACAAAGTACCATTGTGTGAGGAGTTTGATATAGTTCTCATGCATAGTGACACAGTGGAGAGTTTTGTTTGTGAGGAGTAATGTACGGTGCCACTCTTTGGTGGGGGCACAGAACTCGAGTTTTCGTTCCCATTTAGTGACATGGGTAGCTTTGTCTGTAGGAGATGCGCCTTCCATAATGGAATAGTGGAAAGATAGCGGCTTACCCAGTCTCAATCCCtgttgccatctggcttcccagaTGGTTAGTGGTCTAGAGAGAGATGATTTAAAGCCCCAGCTAGTCAGAAAGCTGAGGACTCTTGTATATTCGAAGCGCATATAGCGCGGGGGGGGTGCTGAACCGCTAATGTGGGAAAAGGATATAAACGAATCTTGGGAAGATGAGGACCATAGGTCAGCCACCTTCGCAATACCAAGTCTCAGCCACGTTGAGGAATGGGAGTCTGGGAGGCCAGATAGCAGGCCAGTTAATGAAGTGataggggatgggtggggggccacCTGGGAATAATGTCTCAGGAGTTCCCAGGAGGCTAGGCATTCTCGGACCACCTGATTCTCAATGCCTAAGGTTTTTCGGCAGTGTGGAGGGGTCCAGATCAGGTCCCTCAGGGTAAGATCgaagggtagggaggcctgttcgATTGACCTCCATTTGCTATCAGAATCCTTT
This region includes:
- the LOC128659801 gene encoding gastrula zinc finger protein XlCGF57.1-like, giving the protein MNSYVLDNHLNSSYPSFTTESIRMIPQTPKVLDTNDYSQTLGISKQIFKGDGKLAGTGQQSLCTESNLVIKQEDNIYDLSSEMIIPEYKPHKFTEFSKHLKEGESLKSSQMIHRNKKPFKCTECEKRFTCNLHLLEHHTVHTVVKPHMCTECGRCFTSKGSLKCHKKTHTGEKPFTCNECGRCFTSKGSLISHEKTHTGEKPFTCTECGRGFAQLNSLKTHERIHTGKKPFTCTECGKCFTQMSNLKSHERIHTGEKPFTCTECGKSFTLKSNLKTHEMIHTGEKPFTCTECGKGFTQIHYLKTHERIHTGEKPFTCTKCGKSFTHKSYLKTHVRFHTGEKPFTCTECGQGFTQINDLKTHERIHTGEKPFTCTECGKCFTQINSLKTHERSHTGEKPFTCTECGKGFKQIHYLKTHERIHTEEKPFTCTECGKCFTQKSNLRDHERSHTGEKPFTCTECGKCFTQKRNLREHERSHKGRNLSHV